One Candidatus Hydrogenedentota bacterium DNA segment encodes these proteins:
- a CDS encoding acetylxylan esterase: MIPMLLALFGTALQTPNVIWADAFEARESGILLGAAQTYQVWAWAELKDASEITLGTVTLSLAADPAQSGYQWKRAGTATLPQGKIGVALSSNVAAIALTTLDAFDPAKAAADMRVNDQPNAIGDGRASIDRDTNTLYTMTDFRSKEDWERFAAPLREKFLISCGLIPLPDRTPLNAKIEDVAKHPDYIVEKVSFEAYPGFLVTGNLYRPVGNGPYPGVICPHGHWATGRFENTETCSVSARCITFARMGMAAFSYDMVGYNDSHQFPKGWGHSGGNVSEETRRLEGLWGIHPFAMQLWSAVRALDFMESLPYVNKEKLACTGASGGGTQTFALCAIDDRVKVSAPVNMISHSMQGGCPCENAPIIRFNASNMEVGSLMAPRPMMMIAATGDWTRDTPTVEFPAIKSVYALYGAADNVESIQIDAGHNYNKDSREGVYRFFGKHLLGGDNWGNFTEPPFEMEAVDTLKVFPGEAAPEGYPAYEQIVARIKDSRRAKWAATLPKDAAGLETFRRVAQPALVNAMGLTLPNVGELNVRPVGKEERGDYTLVRLRIGANARKEALPVLLYVPASKAMKGTVVIAHGAGKAALADLENGGPGPLVKALLADGRAVLAFDAFLTGEHHAPGKRTDRLKKSFPDTFLPTDTAYCVQDTLTAIAYARGGEYARGPVDLIGIGNGGLWCAFAAAVDSEVRAIVVDANRFAADDDAAWAAGPYIPSIRSLGDIATALTLAAPRALAVFNATEAWLAAAQPYATITGKAADAVVVSGETTPESIVAALQ, from the coding sequence ATGATACCCATGTTGCTCGCATTGTTTGGCACGGCGCTGCAAACACCGAATGTGATTTGGGCCGACGCGTTCGAGGCGCGCGAGAGCGGGATTCTCCTCGGCGCGGCGCAGACGTACCAGGTGTGGGCGTGGGCCGAGCTGAAAGACGCCTCGGAGATCACGCTGGGCACCGTGACGCTTTCGCTCGCCGCCGACCCTGCGCAGAGCGGCTACCAATGGAAACGCGCCGGGACCGCAACTCTCCCGCAGGGGAAGATCGGCGTGGCACTTTCGAGCAATGTCGCCGCCATTGCGCTCACAACGCTCGATGCATTCGACCCTGCAAAAGCCGCCGCGGACATGCGTGTGAACGATCAGCCCAACGCCATCGGAGATGGGCGCGCATCCATCGATCGCGATACAAACACGCTCTACACGATGACCGATTTCAGGTCGAAGGAGGATTGGGAGCGGTTTGCCGCGCCGTTGCGCGAAAAGTTCTTGATTTCCTGCGGTCTCATACCGCTGCCGGATCGCACGCCATTGAACGCGAAGATCGAAGACGTCGCAAAGCATCCGGATTATATCGTCGAGAAAGTCTCGTTCGAGGCCTATCCCGGTTTCCTCGTCACGGGTAACTTGTATCGGCCCGTGGGTAACGGCCCGTACCCCGGCGTGATTTGTCCGCACGGACATTGGGCAACCGGCCGCTTCGAGAATACGGAGACGTGCTCGGTGTCCGCACGTTGCATCACGTTTGCGCGCATGGGCATGGCCGCGTTCAGCTACGACATGGTCGGCTACAACGACAGCCACCAGTTCCCGAAGGGGTGGGGGCATTCCGGCGGCAATGTGAGCGAAGAAACGCGGCGGCTCGAGGGGCTTTGGGGCATTCATCCCTTCGCGATGCAATTGTGGTCCGCCGTGCGCGCACTCGATTTCATGGAATCGCTGCCGTACGTGAACAAAGAAAAGCTCGCGTGCACCGGCGCGTCCGGCGGCGGCACGCAGACGTTTGCGTTGTGTGCTATTGACGATCGCGTGAAGGTCTCCGCGCCCGTCAATATGATCTCGCATTCGATGCAGGGCGGTTGCCCCTGCGAGAACGCGCCCATCATCCGGTTCAACGCGTCAAACATGGAGGTCGGCAGCCTCATGGCGCCGCGACCGATGATGATGATCGCCGCGACCGGCGATTGGACGCGCGATACGCCAACGGTCGAGTTTCCTGCGATCAAGAGTGTCTACGCGCTCTATGGCGCGGCGGACAACGTCGAAAGTATTCAGATCGACGCGGGCCACAATTACAACAAGGACAGCCGCGAAGGAGTCTATCGTTTCTTCGGAAAGCACCTCCTCGGCGGCGACAACTGGGGGAACTTCACCGAACCTCCGTTTGAAATGGAGGCGGTCGACACGCTGAAGGTTTTCCCCGGCGAGGCTGCGCCGGAGGGATATCCGGCCTACGAGCAGATCGTCGCGCGGATCAAGGATTCGCGGCGCGCAAAGTGGGCCGCAACGCTTCCAAAGGACGCCGCAGGACTCGAAACGTTCCGGCGCGTTGCGCAACCCGCGCTCGTGAATGCGATGGGGCTGACATTGCCGAACGTGGGCGAACTGAATGTGCGCCCGGTCGGCAAGGAAGAGCGCGGCGACTACACGCTCGTCCGCCTCCGTATCGGCGCGAATGCGCGCAAGGAGGCGCTGCCGGTTCTGCTGTATGTGCCCGCAAGCAAGGCCATGAAGGGCACCGTCGTGATCGCGCATGGCGCGGGCAAGGCCGCACTGGCCGATCTCGAAAACGGAGGTCCGGGCCCGCTCGTGAAGGCGTTGCTCGCCGATGGCCGCGCCGTGCTTGCGTTCGATGCGTTCCTCACCGGCGAACATCACGCGCCGGGCAAGCGCACCGACCGGCTCAAGAAGAGTTTTCCCGATACGTTCCTTCCCACCGACACGGCCTACTGCGTGCAGGACACGCTAACTGCGATTGCGTATGCGCGCGGCGGCGAGTATGCGCGTGGTCCTGTCGATCTGATCGGCATTGGCAACGGCGGTTTGTGGTGCGCGTTCGCGGCGGCCGTGGACAGCGAGGTGCGCGCAATTGTTGTGGATGCAAACCGCTTTGCTGCGGACGACGACGCGGCGTGGGCCGCGGGCCCGTACATTCCGAGCATTCGATCGCTTGGCGATATCGCGACGGCCTTGACGTTGGCGGCGCCGCGCGCGCTGGCGGTGTTCAACGCAACGGAGGCATGGCTCGCCGCGGCGCAGCCGTACGCAACGATCACCGGCAAGGCCGCGGATGCCGTGGTGGTCTCCGGCGAAACGACGCCGGAGTCCATCGTGGCCGCACTTCAATAA
- a CDS encoding metallophosphoesterase → MPGGNSDIRDALLHVADLHFWHVTANPLRLLNKRALGNLNVWWRRRHQFVMGNALPFVDALDAAGPRTLLLTGDSASTSLDEEFVRARHFVNALRDRGFAIHLLPGNHDVYTFESVRKRRFEKYFSEWLPGESFPARVTLPGGTPLVLVPTVCPNLVSSRGRIGDREVAQVKALLADAPEPIVVAGHYPVLDKTPTYETNPDRRLRNADALRRALGESGKRILYIAGHVHRFSYVVDAVYPTLTHLTTGTFFGRNPRENIDGEFSELHVSESSFALFRHTHAQTWHRREINCG, encoded by the coding sequence GTGCCAGGAGGCAATTCGGATATTCGCGACGCGCTATTGCACGTGGCAGACCTGCACTTCTGGCACGTCACTGCCAATCCGCTGCGCCTGCTCAACAAGCGCGCACTCGGTAATCTTAATGTTTGGTGGCGGCGGCGCCATCAGTTTGTCATGGGTAACGCGCTGCCGTTCGTCGACGCGCTCGATGCAGCCGGCCCGCGCACGCTCCTGCTCACCGGCGATTCCGCGTCTACGTCGCTCGACGAAGAATTCGTGCGCGCGCGCCACTTCGTCAATGCGTTGCGCGATCGGGGATTCGCGATCCATCTCTTACCCGGCAACCACGACGTGTACACCTTCGAGTCGGTGCGCAAGCGCCGCTTCGAGAAATACTTTTCAGAGTGGCTTCCGGGAGAAAGCTTTCCCGCGCGCGTCACGCTGCCCGGCGGGACCCCGCTCGTGCTTGTGCCCACCGTCTGCCCAAACCTCGTCTCGTCGCGCGGGCGCATCGGCGACCGCGAAGTCGCCCAAGTGAAAGCGCTTCTGGCTGATGCCCCGGAACCAATCGTGGTCGCGGGCCACTATCCGGTACTCGATAAGACACCGACGTACGAAACGAACCCCGACCGTCGCCTCCGCAACGCCGATGCCCTGCGCCGCGCCCTCGGCGAATCCGGCAAACGCATCCTGTATATCGCCGGCCATGTCCATCGGTTCAGCTACGTCGTTGACGCCGTCTACCCCACGCTCACCCACCTCACCACCGGCACCTTCTTCGGCCGCAACCCCCGCGAAAACATCGACGGCGAGTTTTCGGAGCTTCATGTGTCTGAAAGCAGTTTCGCACTCTTCCGCCATACCCACGCCCAGACCTGGCATCGCCGCGAGATCAATTGCGGCTAA
- a CDS encoding peptidyl-prolyl cis-trans isomerase — protein MIRTVVFALLAGAWIALAQAPDLSKMDIVLKSVPDGPVAVVNGSPIPAEMFKDVYMRDVLGWAQLNGRNVPDDERLGIAINSLRMLVEREVLYQEAVRRKLTVTDAELQALWAEQLEDLKKRVTKEGDPPLSEAQILEKAHTTREEALTELRQAMMVDKVRDAIIEEKGITVSDQEVTEWFEKNKNLTRRPDMLRIQQIYFRPDTSRSDKQQSVAKQKATEAYNKIKSGQSFEGVARQMSEGQYKDKGGEWPVLPADQFPPFVQAAVAKMKAGDISEPIESKDGWHILKLVEAIPGEEGTLDKARDRIHQMLLAQKGARAINDFCSIVTGDPAKVQVYLDLETQLRLRPDLVQRLGNETQASATPPSENRRNREN, from the coding sequence ATGATTCGCACTGTGGTTTTCGCGCTGCTGGCCGGCGCGTGGATAGCGTTGGCACAGGCGCCCGATTTGTCGAAGATGGACATCGTCCTCAAGTCCGTGCCGGACGGTCCGGTCGCTGTCGTAAATGGAAGCCCCATTCCGGCGGAGATGTTCAAGGACGTGTACATGCGAGACGTGTTGGGCTGGGCGCAGCTCAACGGCCGCAACGTCCCCGACGACGAGCGCTTGGGTATCGCGATTAACTCCCTGCGCATGCTCGTCGAGCGGGAAGTCCTGTATCAGGAAGCGGTGCGCCGGAAATTGACCGTAACGGATGCGGAATTACAGGCCCTATGGGCCGAGCAACTCGAAGACTTGAAAAAGCGGGTCACCAAGGAGGGAGACCCGCCGCTGAGCGAGGCGCAAATTCTCGAGAAGGCGCATACAACCCGTGAAGAAGCGCTTACCGAACTCCGGCAGGCCATGATGGTGGATAAAGTTCGTGACGCCATCATCGAGGAGAAGGGTATCACCGTCTCCGATCAGGAAGTGACGGAGTGGTTTGAGAAGAACAAGAACCTGACGCGGCGGCCGGACATGCTCCGTATCCAGCAGATTTATTTTAGGCCTGACACGTCCCGCTCGGACAAACAACAGTCGGTCGCGAAACAGAAGGCCACGGAGGCCTACAACAAGATCAAGTCGGGCCAAAGCTTCGAGGGCGTTGCCCGCCAAATGTCCGAAGGGCAGTACAAGGACAAAGGCGGCGAGTGGCCTGTCCTTCCCGCCGACCAGTTCCCGCCCTTTGTTCAGGCCGCTGTCGCCAAGATGAAGGCCGGCGACATCAGCGAGCCAATCGAAAGTAAGGACGGCTGGCATATCCTCAAACTGGTCGAGGCTATCCCCGGCGAAGAAGGGACCCTCGATAAGGCCCGCGACAGAATCCATCAGATGCTGCTCGCCCAAAAGGGCGCGCGCGCTATCAACGATTTTTGCAGCATCGTCACCGGCGACCCAGCCAAGGTGCAGGTCTACCTCGACCTCGAAACCCAGCTCAGACTCCGGCCTGACCTGGTGCAGCGCCTCGGGAACGAAACCCAGGCGTCCGCCACGCCCCCCTCTGAGAATCGCCGCAACCGCGAGAATTAA
- a CDS encoding antibiotic biosynthesis monooxygenase has protein sequence MSESPFAILPEPPYYAVIFPSQRTDGDNGYEAMAARMVELAKQQPGYLGIESARGADGFGISVSYWESLEAIAAWKRNAEHRAAQDSGKRIWYSRFELRVAKVERAHGSSETAT, from the coding sequence ATGAGCGAATCTCCGTTTGCCATTCTGCCCGAGCCGCCGTACTACGCCGTCATATTTCCGTCGCAGCGGACGGACGGGGACAACGGCTACGAAGCGATGGCCGCGCGCATGGTCGAGCTGGCGAAACAACAACCCGGCTACCTGGGAATCGAAAGTGCACGCGGCGCGGATGGCTTCGGCATCTCGGTCTCATACTGGGAATCGCTCGAAGCCATCGCCGCGTGGAAGCGCAACGCCGAGCACCGCGCCGCGCAAGATTCGGGCAAACGAATTTGGTACAGCCGGTTCGAACTGCGCGTCGCCAAAGTTGAACGGGCACACGGATCGAGTGAAACAGCTACGTGA
- a CDS encoding helix-turn-helix domain-containing protein has protein sequence MSRNTPLRNRVKELRERLNVRQSELAREAGVTRQTIIAIEKGRLNPSILISLKIAKLLREPVDYIFYLQPGFDYEQEARENANRPKRGRKKRAPAAPVGEPSVAAAPPVAEPARVAPSVEKTQPSPEPALPKEPSRIEPAPAPAKKSASAPTVDKDAQKGDDAKTGQAIWDFF, from the coding sequence ATGTCTCGCAACACGCCGCTGCGCAACCGGGTCAAAGAACTCCGCGAACGATTGAACGTCCGCCAGTCCGAGCTGGCGCGCGAGGCCGGGGTCACGCGCCAGACGATCATTGCGATCGAAAAGGGCCGATTGAACCCTTCTATTCTGATCTCCCTGAAGATCGCGAAGCTGCTGCGTGAGCCGGTGGACTATATTTTTTACTTGCAGCCCGGGTTCGACTATGAGCAGGAGGCCCGCGAAAACGCGAACCGGCCCAAGCGTGGACGCAAGAAGCGGGCGCCTGCTGCGCCGGTCGGCGAGCCGAGCGTGGCAGCGGCCCCGCCGGTTGCAGAACCGGCCCGCGTCGCGCCCTCGGTGGAAAAGACCCAACCCTCACCCGAACCGGCCTTGCCCAAGGAACCTTCGCGCATAGAACCCGCGCCAGCGCCGGCGAAAAAGTCAGCGAGCGCACCCACCGTCGATAAAGACGCTCAAAAGGGCGACGACGCGAAGACCGGTCAGGCGATCTGGGATTTCTTCTAA